In Runella slithyformis DSM 19594, the DNA window CGCTTCGATGCCCTCAAATCCTCCGGCAATACCAATGACCTGCGCGGCAAAATTCTGCGTATTCATCCTGAACCTGACGGGACTTATACCATTCCGGAAGGCAACCTGTTTCCTAAAGGTACTCCCGGTACCCGTCCTGAGATCTACGTGATGGGCTGCCGCAATCCGTTCCGAATTTCGGTAGATAACCGCACCGGCTTTCTGTACTGGGGAGAAGTGGGACCCGATGCGGGCAAAGACAGCCTGATGCGCGGCCCGAGAGGGCATGACGAAATCAATCAGGCTCGCCAAGCGGGAAATTTCGGATGGCCGCTCTTTGTCGGCAACAACAAGCCATATTATCGCTACGATTTCGACGCAAAGAAATCGGGAGAACTGTTTGATGCCCAAAAGCCGGTTAATTTTTCCGGCAACAATACGGGACTGAAAGAACTGCCTCCCGCTCAAAGCGCCTTTATTTGGTATCCGTATGCCGATTCTCCCGAGTTTCCGGAGCTGGGCACCGGCGGGCGCAATGCCATGGGCGGTCCGGTGTATTACTACGATGATCATGAGCGGTTTGAAGGAAAATTCCCCCGTTATTTTGACAAAAAACTTTTCGTGTACGATTGGATGCGCGGGTGGGTATTTACGGTTAAAATGAAAGAAAACGGCGATTTGGAGAAACTGGAGCGCTTTTTGCCCGAGACGGAATTTAACCATCCCGTCGACATGGCCTTTTCAAAAAAGGGCGAGCTGTACATGCTGGAATACGGCACCTACTGGCGGGCCAAAAATACCGATGCCAGGCTGGTTCGTATTGAATACAGCGAAGGCAACCGTGCGCCGGTAGCCAAAATGGCAGCCGATAAAACCGTGGGAGCGGCACCGCTGAAAGTCCGATTTTCGGCCAAAGGCTCGTTTGATTACGATAAATCCGATTCGCTGAAGTACGAGTGGTTTTTTACGGCAAACACCGTACAGGGCCAAGGGCCGCAGCCAACGTTTACGTTTACCAAACCCGGTATTTACCGAAGCCGCGTACGGGTCACCGACCCCAAAGGAAAAGCGACGGAAAACAGCCTGACGATACGTGTCGGTAATGAACCGCCAACAGTCCGGGTGGACTGGCAGGGAAACCGCTCGTTTTATTTCGGGGAAAGTGAAGTCGACTATCAGGTAAAGGTAACGGACCGCGAAGACAAATCTTCTGACCCCAAACGAACAAAAGTGCTGTTTCATTATTTACCCGAAGGTGAAGACGCGGCGGGAATGATGGCGACGGGTGAAGTGACGTTGAAGGGAAAAACGCTGATGGAACAAAGCGACTGCAAAGCCTGCCACGCCCTCAACAATACATCCGTCGGGCCGAGTTATCGGGAAGTAGCCAAACGCTACAACGATACCGATATTCCGAAACTGGCCGAAAAGATCATCAACGGCGGAGGAGGGGTTTGGACCAAAGACCACGTGATGTCGGCGCACCCGCAACTGCTGAAGGAAGATGCTTCCGAGATGGTTCGGTATATACTTTCACTCAACAAACCCAGCCCGCAGATTGCTCCGAAGGGCAAAGTGACACTGAATAAATCCCAAGGAAATTATTTCCTTATTGCCCGCTATACCGACAGCGGCGGGCTGATGGGTCAGGATTTACTGCGGCTTCGTCCCGCCAGGTTTTGGGCTTCCGAGGCCGATTTATTTTCGGGTGTGGCAAAGAAAAACGGGGTGGGTACTTCCACCATGAGTTACAACGAGAACGGGGCGTGGATTTGTTTTAAAAACCTGGATTTGAAAGACTTACGGACTGTCAGGACCAATGTTTATACCCCCAAATTAGTGGGGGATTTAGAGTTTAGACTGGGTAGCCCTACGGGACCTATCTTCGCCCAAGTGTCCGTTAATGGCAAAGATGTAGAAGAAACCACCGCTTCGCTCACCCCGCAGGAGGGCCTGCACGATGTATATGTAGTGTATCGGGAGCAATCGGGCGGGATTAATATCTGGAAACGATTGGATGTGCGTTGGCTGGAATTTGGGAAGTAGAACCACGAAATGGGCCCCGCCCTTAGATGGCCCCTGTTAATCCGAAGCATCTGAAAAAAAGGAGCCGTCGAGGGGGGGTACACCTTCTTTTGAGAAGGCACTATCTGCTTATTTATCCAAACCGTAGATACCGGATAACCTTTTTTAAGTAATCCGTCCTGAAAGGACAGGGAACCAAAATAGTGGGAATAAATCCCAAGATGTTTGGAGTAACCCTTGAGGAAACGAAAGTTATTTGTGCTTCAATACTTATAACATAACTGTATGACTTTTGCTCTTCACCATGGAACCCCGCGCGATGAAATTTCTCATGTTATCCGGGATTTGACATCGCACGGGCAAGCCCCTCAAAACAACACACTTACTAACTATTTTTTACAAAAAATCTACCTAATCAACAGATTGCATCTGAAATTAAATTTACGACATTTAAAATGTCAGTTTTAAGCTGTGAAGTAATTTTAAATGGCTGTTAGCTTCGTCCAAGAGTTTTGTATCACCAACTAATTTGAACACTTCCCCTGCTTTTTGAGTCATTTCTTCAAAGAGTTGTTGTTGGGCTTCCACTTCAGGAACAGATACCTGCCAAGCGGTTTCTAAAAAATTGAGAATTGTCAAGGCACGTTCGTAGGGGTATTCGTCGGCGGTGCGGACTTCAAGAGCCTGTCTGTAAAAATCCAGGGCTTTGGCGTAATTGTCGGTGAGTTTGGCTTCGGGATATTTGGTGAGCGCGTTTGCATAGCTATTACAAATTCGTGCATATTCGTAAGGGTGCGTTTCACGAGTGAAATAACTCAGTGCTTCTTTAAACGAACTCACCGATACAGCCGCCCACACGCTTTTTACTTTGATTTCATCCGGAATTTCGCTGTAAATTACTCCTAAATGATGCTGTATTTCGGCAAATACTTCGGGGGTATTTTCTTTGGTAAATACTTTGACCGCCTGCTGGTACGCGTCCATCGCAGGTCTGAAAAACTGTGGATTCCCATTTTGGGCCCATGTATAGAGCAGTGTTGCTTTCCGATATTGGGCATTGGCCACCAATTCGGGTACATTTTCCTGCTCCAATAACTGTACAGCTCTGCTTATATACCCAAGGGATTCTGAAAAGCTATCGGAATAGTTAGCGATTTGAGAGGCATCAATCAGCAAGAGCGCTACTTGTACTTGGTTTTGGGTGCGTTCATAGTATTGAAGTACCTCCCAAAGCGTCTGTTTGATTTTTTCGAGTAAAACTGCATCGTAAGGGGCGGTAAGTTGCTTCATCCAAACCCCGTATTGCAGGTTCATTAACTCAAATTTAGCATTATCAGAAATAGCAAAAGCAATGCATTCGGTCAACAATCGCTCGGCAGCACTCAATTCGTCGGCATCAAGCAGCAGCGTAGCCCAATGTTTACCCGTAAAAGCCTTGAATTCGTCGTTGGGAGCAAGGTCAAAAGCACGTTCATAATAACGCCGATTGACGCTATAATGGATAAAATGAGTGAGTTCAGCGTAGTGGGCTATTACGGCAGCATTGTGCCAAAAACGGTATTCATCAAAATCAGTATCAAACTTTTCGGGGGTGTCGGGCATCGAAACGGCCACTCCATGCTGAATACAGTTGAGTGTGTCAATGTCTTTGAGCAACTCGGAGGAAGCTTGGGCTTGCGGATAGGCCTGTTCGTAATTGTTGAGCTTGGTATAAATTACTGCAAGTAGATTGTTCTTGGTAAATTTGAGCGGATAGGCAGGTAGGTAAGGCGGGGCTTCGTTGGCCCAATCAATAGGTATCCAAATAGCATTTTCTTTGACAATCAGGTGTTTGATTTCAAAATCTCCCCTTATTTCAGCAATATCTTTGACAGACACAACTTCATTGAGTCGAAATTCATTATTTATAATTTGCTGAATATCAGATATTTGCAACTGATTAACAAATATAAAAAGCATAGTTTTTAGTTTTTTGAAACATGAAGGAGCATTACGTTCTTGATGAATCTTGATTTCTTGATGATTAAGCTAATTCAATCGAAATAATACCCGTTGTTTTGATTTCGCAGGTGAGTACTCGGTCAGTGTCGTCGAGGTCGTAGTCCAACAAAATTTCTCTCACAAAAAGGGACTTATCACCCTGTGCATTTTTGTCTTTGAGTCGTTGCCATTTTGTTTTGTGCAATTTCTCAAAAAACACTTTCGACTTACCCGCAAAAAGGAGTTGATTTCGTTCGGGATAATACACCAGATTTACCTGTTCTTCGCCTTCTAATATCCGGCTAAATACGTCAGCAGGAATAATAATATGACCGTTTTGAAGTTTCATAAAGCCATTATATCATTCAAAATATAGTCCACTACTTTGTCGCCTGCCTGACGAACTTCATCCGAAAGTTCTATTTCAATGCGGGTGTTGTCCACCGAAATGAGGTAAACCGTAATATCATCAGGGTAGTTCTCACGCATGATTTTTTTTGCGTAGCTAAGGGCTTGATCCCATTTGATACTGTGTAAAAACACCATCGGGTCGTCTTGGATGGCACCCTGAATTTCCTGAGCAGGAACTTTATAGAGTGTCCCGACGGGTTCACCTGTATTGATAACGGCATCAACAATAATGATACGGTCATGGCCCAACAGCTTGAAAAGTACCTCAAACGCCCCGGTTCCCATATCGAAGAGGCTGTTATTGTCAGATTCTAATCCTTTTTTTTGTAGTTGCTCAATAACATAGCAGCCCACGGCATCGTCGGAGCGGACGGGGTTGCCAAAACCCATGATAGCTGTTTTCACAAAGGGTTGTATTTTAAAAACCATTAAGGAGTTAAGAAACATTAAGTTTTTGCTCTTAATCTTCTTAACTCCTTAATGGTTAAAGTTATTGGGTCAATTACAGTTTAAACTTAGCCAGCTCTTTACCCGATTTTTGGTCGTGCGCATGTACAGTACATACCAGGCAAGAATCAAATGAACGAGCTACCAAACCTACTTCTACGGGGTCGTGGGCATCTTCGATTTCGGTTCCTTCCAAAGCGGCTTCGATAGGGCCCGGGTTACCTTTTTCGTCGTTGGGGCCAACATTCCATGTAGTGGGCGCCATTACCTGGTAATTTTTGATGACACCGTTTTCAATCTCAATCCAGTGCGCCAGTGCGCCACGTGCCGCTTCGGTAGCACCAAAACCCTTGCCGTCGCGTTCTTCGGGTTTGATATAGAAGTCTCCATTGAGGTCAATTTGACGCAGCCATTCATCAATCTGTACGTACAAACGGGCAGCTTCGTGTACACGTGCAAGGGTACGTACAAATACACTTGGCCCCATTTTGGCGTAAATATCGCCAAAGAGTGGGTCATATATCTGATGTGACTCTAAGTGATCAGGATTGGCATTCATCAAAACCCTGGACAAAGGCCCTGCTTCGGCAGCGAAATCCATGTATCGGGGTGCTTTAGACCATGAGTATTTACCCCCAAAATCGGAGTGTTCGAGCGGTTGTGAAGGCATAGGTGTCGGGAGCGGCTCTTCCCAAGGGTGAGCCGCTGCTACATCCTTGTACCAAGCGTGCTTTACGTGTTCTTTGATTTGGAGATGGTCAAATACGGAGTAGTTTTGACCATCAAAGAAACCCGAACGACTGATGAGGGCTTTATTGCGTCCTTCAACGGTAGGGTGCTGATAATGGTCTTTATGCAAATAGGTGCCAAAAGCCACAAATTTTCCAACACCCTGTCCAAATTTATGCAAACCGAATTCCAAACCGGCCCGAATGAATAAACCCAGGTCGGAGTTTCGCTGCGACTCGTTTTCATCTACCCACGCCATAAGATCGTCGTAGGTTTTGATTTGAAGATAACGCTCTATCGAGCACCCCAACCAGAGGGTTTCAAGCCAATCCTTGCGAAATTGATTCATAATGGCGTGTGCGCGTGTCACATCCTTGAGCGTAGGAGCGCACATTACCCCACCGGGCACCATGTATGAAGAGTGGGGCCATTGTCCTCCGAAAATGGCATAAACTTCAACGGGCCGACCTGACGCCACAACCCCCTGCTGAAACGATGTGCCCACGTAAGCTGCAAAACGACGTACTACTTCGTCGTAAAGAGGTTTATTGGCAAATTTTTTATTGGCCATATCGGTCGCAAAAATGGCGTAAAACCAACGGGGAATGGACTGAATGGTTTCAGTAGCCTGTCCAATGGCCCGCAATAAAAGTGCATTGGGCGGCAATGTAGTTTTCCACGCCGTATCTAATGCCGACGAAGCACAGTAAAGGTGGGAACCTCCGCAAATGCCACAGATACGGGGCGTTACGATAAGGCCGGACTGCGGATCTTTCCCTTCCATGATCTTTTCAAAGCCGCGAAACATTGCCGCTTGGGTGTGGGCACGGGTGACTACACCGTCCTCCATATAGACTTTCACGTCGAGGTCGCCTTCAACCCGTCCTACGGGCGATATATTGAGTTCTTTCTTGATTGCCATTTGAGTTTATATTTTTTAACCATTGAAGAAGTTAAGCGAAGGAAGTCTTTTTATTTTGAACCTTCAGAGTGTGATTTTTCAATACCCACAGCCACTTCAAGAGAGTGGATCGTTTTCTCAAAGCCGGCTCTCATATAATATCCTAATTTTGAATTACCGGCAGGAACATCAATAGGGAGTACCCCCAGGTATTTCATGGTTTTGAATACGCTTCCTTTGACCAAATCATTATGTGGGAAGCCCGGCTCTGTACAGCCTAAACAAGGATGATTGGCCCGGGTTTTTGAGGAATGACGATTCCACAGGATACGATTGCAACTGGCACGCGTCATTGGCCCGCGACAACCCACTTCATAAAACAAACAGCCGTTTCCGCGTTTACCGAAACCGCCGTCTACTTTATTAGCAAAATTTACAACGTTGGTACAGCCTGTTTGCACAAAGTCGGTAAAGAATGTTTTGGGGCGGTGATATTCGTCAATGAGTACATCGCCGATACGCCCCGTAGAAATAGCTACCAAAATCTGCGTAATCCAGTCAGGATGGGCAGGACAACCGGGGATATTTATTACGGGCAGTCCACCTTTTGAGACGTATTTTGCTCCTAAAAATCCCCCCTTTTCTTTTTTCAAAAACTGCATACCCGTTGATTCGGACGGGTTGGGTGCTACGGCAGGGATACCGCCCCAAGTGGCGCAGTCGCCTATGGCTACGACATAACCCACTACCTCCGAAAGTTCTTTTATCCAATCCTGCATAGGTCGGTCACAGAAGTAGTTCATCGTGCCCGTCCCGTTGGGACCTTGAATAATACTTCCTTCGTATACCAGAATATCACATTGGACTTTGCCTGTTATGATTTCTCGCAGGAGGGTTGTAACCTGTTCGCCTATTTCAAGGCCAATGGAAGGATGCCAAAGAATATTTACGCCAAAGTCAGTGACCAAGTCAATGACGGTTGGTTCTTCGGCATTGAGGAACGACATCGTGTTACCACTACATGCACCTCCTTGAAGCCACAGTACATTTGCCATAGTTTAAAGATTAAGGGTTTGATTGGAATTGGACTGAATCAAGTTTTTATATAACCGACGCAATTTAGAAATTGTTTCCTAATTTTAGAAAAAAATTTCTAAATATTTTCCAATGTTATCTGTTTTACTTTTTTCCCACTATGACAAATATCATTTTAAGGAAAATTACCAGTAGAGTTGAGGGAGAATGGTGGTGTTGAATTCCTGCTGACCCTGTGAGGTAAAAAGCGGTTTGAGAATATTCCAGACATTTTTTTTATAGTTGGTCATATTCATTGTTTGCCCTGTCATGGTGCATTTAGGAACAAAAAAGACCAAAGACATCCATATTTGCTCGGCAACTATCTCATATTGATCTGATTGAATCTCGGGTTGTAAGTCACCTTTCATAGATAAGAACTGCAAACGACTGCGTAATTGAATCATCATTTTAGTGACTCCTACCTGCCACTGTTGAACATGCGGCGGAGACGAAGTATTGCTTTTGAAGAACTCTGAAAGATAAAAATGATTTTTTGTAAAAAAGGCATAAAACTCCGCAATTTGAAGGTCGAAGTCTGTCATATTCGGACTGACAAGATACTGTCTGAAAATAAGATCAAACTCTTCAAAAACCTGTTCAAAAACCGATTCTACAATGGCTTCTTTGTTTTTGAAATGGTAGGCTAAATTGCCCACACTGATGCCTACTTCTTCAGCTATTTGTTGAAGCCGCACACTATCGAGACCATTCTCGTTGAAAAGCTTAACCGAAGCGTCAATGATGCGTTGTTTGGTATTGTACATAAAGGTCTAATTCTGACACATTTGCAATAAATGGGTATTGACTGATAGTGTACCGCGTTGGTCTTTGGCTGCCAGCCTACGCATCAGTTCAGCTTTTTGAGCTGCTCTTTTCGGACAGGGATGAGACACAATATACCGTCGAATAAATTTCAAAGGATTGTGAATGGAAACAAAGATTAAATCTACCGCCCACTCTCCTTTGCTACGGTGAACGTCGTCGATAACTGCGGTGTCACTCAGCCAAAGGTCATCGTAATAAAGCTTAAAATCTGACATATCCCCCTTTTTTTCGACAAAATACTGCTGGTTAATCCCCTTCATAAGGATCGTATAGGATACCGCATCTATCAAAAATTTGGGTTTCATACGCAGCAAGAGTTAAACAAAGTTATAGAAAGAGTATAAAATTAGAAATTTCTTTCTAATTATTTTTAACTAAGACCATCAAAAGGCAACACCTTCATTTGTTTAAACTCCTGATGACCGATGTTAGAAAAATAGGGCATCAACACCCCCCAAATTGCATTCTTGAAATCTTCGATTTGGATATCTTTCATCAAAACCCCCTGCATGGCTTCATAACTCAGCCACGTATCAGCCATTAATACATAACGGTTTGTCGCCTGTTCGAGACTGTCAGGGTATTGGGGAGCTATCAAGGCCCCTCGTGAAATGTTAAATTCACCGAAAAGCTGTATCTGGATTTTTTGCCACTGAATATGTTCGCGGTGTTTACGCCTGATAGATGAATATGCCCGCATGATTTCCAGGGTATCGGTAAAGAAAAAACTGTATTTTTGTTGTATACGGTACGTATTTTCAATGTGAGCGTCGAGATTGACAAACAGCGGAATCATGCGCAGGTCGGTCAGTAATCGTTTCTGTTCTGCTACAATCTGTTCATAAAGGTATTCCAGAAGGTCGTCTTTGGTTTTAAAATGGTAAGCTAAGTTACCTACACTCATGCCTGTTTCGTCGGCAATGTGTTGTAAACGTACGTTGACAAATCCAAAACGATTGAATAAAAAAAGGGCGGATTCGGCAATTTTTTCTTTGGTAGTCATACGGCAAAGTTACGATTTTCTTCGGGCTATGGCCTCTCGAACCCGAACGGCACTTTCGTAATCTTCTTTTGCAATGATTTTTTTTAGAAGTTCTTCCAGCTCTTCTAATGTATATTCGGCGTACGAGCCTTTTTTATCACGGGTTTTTTCATCAAAAAAATAAGCCGACTGTTCTATTACTTCGGGCAAGGCAAACACACTGCAACCCAATCGCACAGCCAAAGCAATGGCATCCGAAGGGCGGGCATCTATCTCCAAAATTTGATTTTGGGAATCTTTCAGGACTAATTTGGCATAAAACACATCGCTTTCAAAACGATAAATGAGTACATTCACAAGCGTAGCTCCGAGCTGTTGAATCACGGCAGCAAACAAGTCGTGCGTTTGGGGCCGAACGGAAGTCATTTTTTCCATGGAAATCGCAATAGCCTGCGCTTCGGCTTGTCCAATAATGAGCGGAATCCGCCGTTTGGACACAGTATCTTCTAAAATCAAAGCGTATTGGTTGGGCTTTGATTGACTTTCCGAAAGAGCTACAATCCAGAGTTCATTCATTGACTTTCAAACCATTAAGGAGTTAAGATGCATTGAGGGCTGTGATTTATTGATGGCTGTTTAAATTGACTTTCAGAAAGTTGCACATTTTCCCAATGTCATCGAATGGCGAAATAACCCAACCCTCGTGCGAGAGTCGGTATAAATCTCGTCCTTCGACTTCAATTTGAAAACCGTTTTCCAATTCAAAATATTTTCCATTTCGAGCCACTACTCGGATGTTGGTTTCTTTTAAGGCATAGGCTACAAAGTCGGCTTCGTTGTATTGCATCTTTTAAGAAGCATTAATAAAGTTGAAAAAATATAATTCGATGGTTGCCTGTGTCGGCTACTGCCAATAGATTTTCAGAAATACAAACAGAGAAAGGCCAATAAAGTTGTTTATCAGTGCCGTATCGGGTGTTGGAATTTTCGCTGCCGGTACCAAAATGAGCATGCCCGATGAGGTTGGTTGCAAAGGCGGCATTTTGGGCGGGTATTTCATCAAACCAAAGCAAACGACTATTGCCTGTATCCGCCACAAAGATCCCATTTTTATAAAAAAAGGCGTCGTACGTCCAGCTAAGGGTATTTTGTTTGGGAAAAAGACTAAACTGATTCATGCCATTGGCTTCAAAGCCGGGCTGCCCAACGATGACATCGGCAGGCTGGGTAAGGGCGGTTTGCCAGTTGTTCCAAAGCAAGGTTCGGTAGTATTGGGTATCGGCGATCATCATCTGCCCCTGAGGCGACACTCGCACCGAATACGGCCAAATGGGTTCGTGGCTTTCGTAGTCTCGTTCCTCAAAACCGGGTTTTCCAATTACTCCATCGGCAAGAGCAAAGTTTTGGGTCGGAAATTGTTCATAAAACAGCACACGGCGGTTGCCTGTATCGGCTATCCAAAGTTTTTGGCCATCCGAAAAAACACCATACGGCCAGTTGAGGCTTTGGGCAGAAGGAGGCGTACCAATGCCTTTTACGTTGGGTTGATTTTGCGTAAAATCGGGTTGTCCCACTACTACGTCGGCAACTTGGCCGTGTTGGGTCGGGAATTGGTGCCAGATGAGCACACGGTGGTTCCAGGCATCGGCCACAACGAGTCTTTGACCGTCAGACCATACCCCTGAGGGATACTGTAACGTATTGCCCGATACCTCATGGCCTGCATTGCGGCCTGTGTCGGTGGTATCAGTCTGACCCAGCACCACATCGGGTATAGTGTATTCATTTTGAGGAACTTGATTCCAAATAAAAACCCGATTTTGTCCCGTATCGGCCACAATGAGTTTGTTTCTATGCAACCACACACCCCGAGGGGCCAGAAGCGGATTGCCCTCGTCGCCTTTGAAAATGAAGGAGTCGGCTACTAATGGCGGGAGCCCTTCGGCAGATAATGTGTAAAGTGTTTCGTTCATTTTTTCAATAAACCATTAAAAAGTTAAAGGGCATTGAGGAAGTTCTTAACTTCTTAATGGTTGGATTATTATCAGCAAATTCTTGGCAACTGCTCACCTACCAGCATATTGACGACCCTTTTGCCGCCGATAGAACTCGTCAGTACCACCTGCCGAGGATGTTGGGCTACCACCTCACCCACAACAGCAGCACGCCCGCAAAACGAATATTGACGTAGTAATTCCACTACATCATCGGCAACATCAGCAGCAACGATGGCTATAAACACGCCCTCGTTGGCCACATAGAGGGGATCCAAGCCCAGCAGTTCGCAAGCCCCGGCAACGTCATCTAATACAGGTATATTACGTTGCCATAAATTAATCCCTAAGTGACTGTCACGGGCTATCTCGTTGAGAACCGTAGCGACACCACCCCGCGTAGGGTCCCGCAAGAGGTGGATATGTGCGCCAAACTCGTCTAATATATGTTTTACGGCCTCATTGAGATTTACGGTATCGCTGACAATATCGGTTTCAAAATCCAGCCCTTCCCGCACCGACATAATGGCTACGCCGTGCGTGGCAATGTTGTTGGATAGGATGATTTTATCGCCCGGTTTTACGTGTTGGAGCGAAATCTGCGCCTGCGGATGAACTTGCCCAACACCCGATGTATTGATGAATATCTTATCGCCTTTACCTTTTTCAACTACCTTGGTATCGCCTGTTACAATCTGAACCCCTGCCCGTTGGGTAGCCGCTTTGATAGACACCAATATTTCCCAAAACTCCGTCATCGTCAGACCTTCTTCGATGATAAAACTGAGCGAAAGATATCTGGGCATGGCCCCGCACATGGCCAAGTCATTGACGGTACCGTTGATAGCCAACTCGCCGATATTGCCCCCGGGGAAGAAGATGGGAGAAATTACATAACTGTCGGTAGAGAAAGCCAACCGCCCTGAC includes these proteins:
- a CDS encoding nickel-dependent hydrogenase large subunit gives rise to the protein MAIKKELNISPVGRVEGDLDVKVYMEDGVVTRAHTQAAMFRGFEKIMEGKDPQSGLIVTPRICGICGGSHLYCASSALDTAWKTTLPPNALLLRAIGQATETIQSIPRWFYAIFATDMANKKFANKPLYDEVVRRFAAYVGTSFQQGVVASGRPVEVYAIFGGQWPHSSYMVPGGVMCAPTLKDVTRAHAIMNQFRKDWLETLWLGCSIERYLQIKTYDDLMAWVDENESQRNSDLGLFIRAGLEFGLHKFGQGVGKFVAFGTYLHKDHYQHPTVEGRNKALISRSGFFDGQNYSVFDHLQIKEHVKHAWYKDVAAAHPWEEPLPTPMPSQPLEHSDFGGKYSWSKAPRYMDFAAEAGPLSRVLMNANPDHLESHQIYDPLFGDIYAKMGPSVFVRTLARVHEAARLYVQIDEWLRQIDLNGDFYIKPEERDGKGFGATEAARGALAHWIEIENGVIKNYQVMAPTTWNVGPNDEKGNPGPIEAALEGTEIEDAHDPVEVGLVARSFDSCLVCTVHAHDQKSGKELAKFKL
- the hypE gene encoding hydrogenase expression/formation protein HypE, with protein sequence MLLNCPMPQLDFDMITLGHGSGGILTNKLLASGVFELLKNPLLDTHHDGAVFELSGRLAFSTDSYVISPIFFPGGNIGELAINGTVNDLAMCGAMPRYLSLSFIIEEGLTMTEFWEILVSIKAATQRAGVQIVTGDTKVVEKGKGDKIFINTSGVGQVHPQAQISLQHVKPGDKIILSNNIATHGVAIMSVREGLDFETDIVSDTVNLNEAVKHILDEFGAHIHLLRDPTRGGVATVLNEIARDSHLGINLWQRNIPVLDDVAGACELLGLDPLYVANEGVFIAIVAADVADDVVELLRQYSFCGRAAVVGEVVAQHPRQVVLTSSIGGKRVVNMLVGEQLPRIC
- a CDS encoding TetR/AcrR family transcriptional regulator, which encodes MYNTKQRIIDASVKLFNENGLDSVRLQQIAEEVGISVGNLAYHFKNKEAIVESVFEQVFEEFDLIFRQYLVSPNMTDFDLQIAEFYAFFTKNHFYLSEFFKSNTSSPPHVQQWQVGVTKMMIQLRSRLQFLSMKGDLQPEIQSDQYEIVAEQIWMSLVFFVPKCTMTGQTMNMTNYKKNVWNILKPLFTSQGQQEFNTTILPQLYW
- a CDS encoding TetR/AcrR family transcriptional regulator: MTTKEKIAESALFLFNRFGFVNVRLQHIADETGMSVGNLAYHFKTKDDLLEYLYEQIVAEQKRLLTDLRMIPLFVNLDAHIENTYRIQQKYSFFFTDTLEIMRAYSSIRRKHREHIQWQKIQIQLFGEFNISRGALIAPQYPDSLEQATNRYVLMADTWLSYEAMQGVLMKDIQIEDFKNAIWGVLMPYFSNIGHQEFKQMKVLPFDGLS
- a CDS encoding hydrogenase maturation protease, producing MKTAIMGFGNPVRSDDAVGCYVIEQLQKKGLESDNNSLFDMGTGAFEVLFKLLGHDRIIIVDAVINTGEPVGTLYKVPAQEIQGAIQDDPMVFLHSIKWDQALSYAKKIMRENYPDDITVYLISVDNTRIEIELSDEVRQAGDKVVDYILNDIMAL
- a CDS encoding PQQ-dependent sugar dehydrogenase yields the protein MTKLKFLFLTLCFTGFTTDPDVPSKPDDSRFTKIVLDDDLNEPMELAIADDGVIYYIERIGHLNSFDPKTHKKKLITKLNVRATAEDGLLGLALDPNFMTNRWLYLYYGDPTPRNDGYANVLARFELTANGLANRVEMLRVPLLHEGVSHSAGSLAFDAKGNLYLSTGDNTNPFESDGYSPSDDRPGRTRFDALKSSGNTNDLRGKILRIHPEPDGTYTIPEGNLFPKGTPGTRPEIYVMGCRNPFRISVDNRTGFLYWGEVGPDAGKDSLMRGPRGHDEINQARQAGNFGWPLFVGNNKPYYRYDFDAKKSGELFDAQKPVNFSGNNTGLKELPPAQSAFIWYPYADSPEFPELGTGGRNAMGGPVYYYDDHERFEGKFPRYFDKKLFVYDWMRGWVFTVKMKENGDLEKLERFLPETEFNHPVDMAFSKKGELYMLEYGTYWRAKNTDARLVRIEYSEGNRAPVAKMAADKTVGAAPLKVRFSAKGSFDYDKSDSLKYEWFFTANTVQGQGPQPTFTFTKPGIYRSRVRVTDPKGKATENSLTIRVGNEPPTVRVDWQGNRSFYFGESEVDYQVKVTDREDKSSDPKRTKVLFHYLPEGEDAAGMMATGEVTLKGKTLMEQSDCKACHALNNTSVGPSYREVAKRYNDTDIPKLAEKIINGGGGVWTKDHVMSAHPQLLKEDASEMVRYILSLNKPSPQIAPKGKVTLNKSQGNYFLIARYTDSGGLMGQDLLRLRPARFWASEADLFSGVAKKNGVGTSTMSYNENGAWICFKNLDLKDLRTVRTNVYTPKLVGDLEFRLGSPTGPIFAQVSVNGKDVEETTASLTPQEGLHDVYVVYREQSGGINIWKRLDVRWLEFGK
- a CDS encoding bifunctional nuclease family protein, with amino-acid sequence MNELWIVALSESQSKPNQYALILEDTVSKRRIPLIIGQAEAQAIAISMEKMTSVRPQTHDLFAAVIQQLGATLVNVLIYRFESDVFYAKLVLKDSQNQILEIDARPSDAIALAVRLGCSVFALPEVIEQSAYFFDEKTRDKKGSYAEYTLEELEELLKKIIAKEDYESAVRVREAIARRKS
- a CDS encoding hydrogenase, translating into MANVLWLQGGACSGNTMSFLNAEEPTVIDLVTDFGVNILWHPSIGLEIGEQVTTLLREIITGKVQCDILVYEGSIIQGPNGTGTMNYFCDRPMQDWIKELSEVVGYVVAIGDCATWGGIPAVAPNPSESTGMQFLKKEKGGFLGAKYVSKGGLPVINIPGCPAHPDWITQILVAISTGRIGDVLIDEYHRPKTFFTDFVQTGCTNVVNFANKVDGGFGKRGNGCLFYEVGCRGPMTRASCNRILWNRHSSKTRANHPCLGCTEPGFPHNDLVKGSVFKTMKYLGVLPIDVPAGNSKLGYYMRAGFEKTIHSLEVAVGIEKSHSEGSK